The following coding sequences are from one Vicinamibacterales bacterium window:
- a CDS encoding xanthine dehydrogenase family protein molybdopterin-binding subunit, with protein MATDKLVGRNYTTPDLVAKVTGRARYAEDYRAEGMLFCKLLLSPMPHCRVRRLETADALALPGVKAILTADDLPAVTAPEGGLPPERALTMEPVYQGEPILAIAAVDEATAAAALELVQIDLEPLPFVVDPIASLRPGGANARLQGNAFVDGTVTTVKWPAEAFQEAPDGALPIGPHGRTWSYGDVEAGFKDAALVLDETFHTPSTHHQPLETRSAMAYWQNGTLYLHGSTQSVSQTRPAVAAWVGVPEEQVVIISEYTGGGFGSKIPGAHSMAIPALLARKANAPVMMRISREEEHYIGRTRPNLLGRAKVGFAKDGRITAVDLFVVQDAGPYEDQYDIQAAPDICSLAYQPLAMRFRGLSVLTNTPARTSQRSPGGMQQNAILEPILAKAARRLGVDSVALHRLNAPAGKASYGAPRGDGTRGHVTSAFVTEAIDRGAALFDWETRKTRSGARRGTKVRGVGVSVSPFLGGYSVGYDGIVLLKPDGKLYVQSGNGNLGTHSVIDTARVPAEMLGVAWDDVVVTWGDTSRHLPWTCTSDGSQTIQAVTRANHAAASDAIRKLQELAALELGGAPAEYRVADGRVARPGGRGLSFADAARRAIDRGGRFDGHELPGDIHAMTKASATALAGQGLMGVAKDTYAHDGDTHSYVVGFAEVEVDVETGAIRLVDYAAVADVGTVVNPRSLGGQILGGSCLGIGHALTQRAVYDQQYGVALARRFHHNRPLTILDIPADGMHQAAVDIADPDTPVGARGVGEPPVGAGFGAVLAAITDALGDGVVQRAPVSADRVLAALSPGLRPRDVLISHL; from the coding sequence ATGGCGACTGACAAGCTCGTCGGCCGGAACTACACGACGCCCGACCTCGTGGCGAAGGTCACGGGTCGCGCCAGGTACGCCGAGGACTACCGGGCGGAGGGCATGCTGTTCTGCAAGCTGCTCCTGAGCCCCATGCCGCACTGCCGCGTGCGAAGGCTGGAGACGGCGGACGCGCTGGCGCTGCCCGGCGTGAAGGCCATCCTCACCGCCGACGATCTCCCCGCCGTGACGGCGCCGGAGGGCGGACTGCCGCCCGAGCGGGCGCTCACGATGGAGCCCGTCTATCAGGGCGAGCCGATTCTGGCGATCGCCGCGGTGGACGAGGCCACGGCGGCCGCGGCGCTGGAACTGGTGCAGATCGATCTCGAGCCGCTGCCCTTCGTCGTCGATCCGATCGCCAGCCTGCGGCCCGGAGGCGCCAACGCGCGCCTGCAGGGCAACGCGTTCGTGGACGGCACGGTGACGACGGTGAAGTGGCCGGCGGAGGCCTTCCAGGAGGCGCCCGACGGCGCCCTGCCGATCGGCCCGCACGGACGGACCTGGTCGTACGGCGACGTCGAGGCGGGGTTCAAGGACGCCGCGCTCGTTCTCGACGAGACCTTCCACACGCCGTCCACGCACCACCAGCCGCTCGAGACGCGCTCGGCGATGGCCTACTGGCAGAACGGCACGCTCTACCTGCACGGCTCCACCCAGAGCGTGTCGCAGACGCGGCCGGCCGTCGCGGCCTGGGTGGGCGTGCCCGAGGAACAGGTCGTCATCATCAGCGAGTACACGGGCGGCGGCTTCGGCAGCAAGATTCCGGGGGCGCACTCCATGGCCATCCCGGCGCTCCTCGCCCGCAAGGCGAACGCGCCCGTCATGATGCGGATCTCCCGCGAGGAAGAGCACTACATCGGCCGCACGCGGCCGAACCTCCTCGGCCGCGCGAAGGTGGGCTTTGCCAAGGACGGCCGCATCACGGCGGTGGATCTCTTCGTGGTGCAGGACGCGGGCCCGTACGAGGACCAGTACGACATCCAGGCGGCACCCGACATCTGCTCGCTCGCCTACCAGCCGCTCGCGATGCGCTTCCGGGGCCTGTCGGTGCTCACCAACACGCCCGCGCGCACGTCCCAGCGCTCGCCCGGCGGGATGCAGCAGAACGCCATCCTCGAGCCCATCCTGGCCAAGGCCGCGCGCCGGCTCGGCGTGGACAGCGTGGCCCTGCACCGTCTCAACGCTCCCGCCGGCAAGGCGTCCTACGGCGCGCCGCGCGGCGACGGCACGCGCGGCCACGTCACGAGCGCGTTCGTGACCGAAGCGATCGACAGGGGCGCCGCCCTCTTCGACTGGGAGACGCGCAAGACCAGAAGCGGCGCGCGGCGGGGTACGAAGGTCCGCGGCGTCGGCGTGTCCGTGAGCCCGTTCCTGGGCGGGTACTCGGTGGGCTACGACGGCATCGTCCTGCTCAAGCCCGACGGCAAGCTGTACGTGCAGTCGGGGAACGGCAACCTCGGCACCCACTCCGTCATCGACACGGCGCGCGTCCCGGCCGAGATGCTCGGCGTGGCGTGGGACGACGTCGTCGTGACGTGGGGCGATACGAGCCGGCACCTGCCGTGGACGTGCACGTCCGACGGCAGCCAGACGATTCAGGCCGTGACGCGGGCCAACCACGCCGCCGCCTCCGACGCGATCCGCAAGCTGCAGGAGCTGGCGGCGCTCGAGCTCGGCGGCGCGCCGGCGGAGTACCGCGTGGCCGACGGCCGCGTGGCGCGCCCCGGCGGCCGCGGGCTGAGCTTCGCCGACGCCGCCCGCCGGGCGATCGATCGCGGCGGGCGGTTCGACGGGCACGAGCTGCCCGGCGACATCCACGCGATGACGAAGGCATCGGCCACGGCGCTCGCGGGCCAGGGACTGATGGGCGTCGCCAAGGACACCTACGCGCACGACGGCGACACGCACTCCTACGTCGTCGGCTTCGCGGAGGTCGAGGTGGACGTGGAAACCGGCGCCATCCGCCTGGTGGACTACGCGGCGGTGGCGGACGTGGGCACTGTGGTCAATCCCCGCAGCCTCGGCGGCCAGATCCTGGGCGGGAGCTGCCTCGGCATCGGCCACGCGCTCACCCAGCGCGCGGTCTACGACCAGCAGTACGGGGTGGCGCTCGCGCGCCGGTTCCACCACAACCGGCCGCTGACGATCCTGGACATCCCCGCCGACGGCATGCACCAGGCCGCCGTGGACATCGCCGATCCCGACACGCCCGTGGGCGCGCGCGGCGTCGGCGAGCCGCCCGTGGGCGCCGGCTTCGGCGCCGTG